A genomic stretch from Candidatus Dormiibacterota bacterium includes:
- a CDS encoding acyl-CoA dehydrogenase family protein: protein MNFDLTDEQKAIQSLAREFAQDEVKPKAEEMDREERFPYDLVKKMAELGFMGLPFPEEYGGAGADTVSYALAVMEIARADASTGITMAAHVSLGATPFYLFGTKEQKERYLVPLAQGKMLWGFGLTEPSAGSDAGNCQTKATLADGRWTINGTKAFITNSGTDISGGTTITAVTGKRADGKPEISNLVVPQDAPGFARSKKYRKMGWRASDTRELSFVDATIPEENLLGPRGEGYKQFLKILDGGRISVAALSIGLAMGAYDEALQYAKDRHAFGKPISKFQAIQFKLVDMLCEIEHAKMMILKAAWEKDNGRDFVQTASLAKLYSAEVSRRVVNEAVQIHGGYGFMDEYPVSRMYRDQKINEIGEGTNEVQRVVIARLMGL from the coding sequence ATGAATTTCGATTTAACCGACGAGCAGAAAGCCATCCAGTCCCTCGCCCGCGAGTTTGCGCAAGACGAGGTAAAGCCCAAGGCCGAGGAGATGGACCGCGAAGAGCGCTTCCCGTACGACTTGGTAAAGAAGATGGCCGAGCTCGGTTTTATGGGATTGCCGTTCCCTGAAGAGTACGGCGGAGCCGGGGCCGACACGGTGAGCTATGCCCTGGCCGTCATGGAGATCGCCCGCGCCGACGCTTCGACCGGCATCACCATGGCCGCTCACGTCTCGCTGGGCGCGACGCCCTTCTATTTGTTCGGCACCAAGGAACAAAAGGAACGCTATCTGGTGCCGCTCGCACAGGGCAAGATGCTGTGGGGATTCGGCCTCACCGAGCCGAGCGCCGGCAGCGACGCCGGTAACTGCCAAACCAAAGCAACCCTAGCGGACGGTCGATGGACGATCAACGGCACCAAAGCCTTCATCACCAATTCCGGGACGGATATCAGCGGCGGCACAACGATCACCGCGGTCACCGGAAAACGCGCCGACGGCAAGCCCGAAATCTCCAACCTCGTCGTGCCGCAAGATGCGCCCGGATTCGCGCGCAGCAAAAAGTATCGCAAGATGGGCTGGCGCGCCTCGGATACGCGCGAGCTTTCGTTCGTCGACGCCACCATCCCCGAAGAGAACCTGCTGGGCCCGCGCGGCGAAGGCTACAAGCAGTTCCTCAAGATTCTCGACGGCGGCCGCATCTCGGTTGCTGCGCTCTCGATCGGCCTCGCGATGGGTGCCTACGACGAAGCATTGCAGTACGCTAAAGACCGCCATGCGTTCGGCAAACCGATTAGCAAATTCCAAGCGATCCAGTTCAAGCTGGTGGACATGCTCTGCGAGATCGAGCACGCCAAGATGATGATCCTCAAAGCCGCGTGGGAGAAGGACAACGGTCGCGATTTCGTCCAGACCGCCAGCCTCGCCAAACTCTACTCCGCCGAAGTTTCGCGCCGCGTCGTCAACGAGGCCGTCCAGATTCACGGCGGCTACGGCTTCATGGACGAATACCCGGTCTCGCGCATGTATCGCGACCAGAAGATCAACGAAATCGGCGAAGGCACGAACGAAGTGCAGCGCGTGGTCATCGCCCGCTTGATGGGCCTATAA
- the ftsX gene encoding permease-like cell division protein FtsX: MDWGKVKFFLGEVLRNFTRNAGMQATAIGTVAMTIVLLGAFLFIRGTLTGLGDQVLNQIEVSAYLSYDITPQRTHALRNAIASDPRVRSVQFISKKQGLAELRARTNGVIDTSLLTQNPLPDKLRVRVRDPQETVAVAAAIRKMHGVQDVVYPQTVVERLLQLGGVLRRIGIVVIGVFLLVAGIIISNTIRLTVFARRREISIMQLVGATNMYIRLPFICEGLLAGVFGALIAVVVLAISKYELWPKLLLALPWVQLNAGSVDLPVLVAQLVLVGGAIGVVASWISVGRHLRT, translated from the coding sequence TTGGACTGGGGCAAGGTCAAGTTCTTTCTGGGTGAGGTGTTGCGCAATTTTACGCGCAACGCCGGCATGCAGGCTACCGCCATCGGCACCGTCGCGATGACGATCGTGCTCCTAGGGGCGTTTCTCTTCATTCGCGGCACCCTCACGGGCTTGGGCGACCAAGTACTCAACCAAATCGAAGTCTCGGCGTACCTCTCGTACGACATCACGCCGCAGCGAACGCACGCGCTGCGCAATGCGATCGCTAGCGACCCGCGGGTTCGTTCGGTGCAATTCATATCGAAAAAGCAGGGCTTGGCCGAACTGCGCGCCCGCACCAACGGCGTCATCGATACCTCGCTGCTGACGCAGAACCCGCTCCCGGATAAGCTGCGCGTGCGCGTGCGCGACCCGCAAGAGACCGTCGCCGTCGCCGCGGCGATTCGTAAGATGCACGGCGTCCAAGACGTCGTCTATCCGCAAACGGTGGTCGAGCGGCTGCTCCAACTCGGAGGCGTCCTGCGCCGCATCGGCATCGTCGTGATCGGGGTCTTTCTCCTGGTCGCGGGAATCATTATTTCAAACACGATCCGGCTGACGGTTTTTGCCCGGCGCCGCGAAATATCGATCATGCAACTCGTCGGCGCAACAAATATGTACATTCGCCTCCCGTTTATCTGCGAAGGTTTGCTTGCGGGAGTCTTTGGCGCGCTGATCGCGGTGGTGGTGCTGGCCATCTCGAAATACGAACTCTGGCCCAAGCTGCTGCTGGCGCTCCCGTGGGTGCAACTCAATGCCGGAAGCGTCGACCTTCCGGTGCTTGTTGCCCAACTCGTTCTGGTGGGCGGCGCCATCGGCGTCGTAGCTTCGTGGATTTCGGTCGGACGACACCTACGCACGTAG
- the ftsE gene encoding cell division ATP-binding protein FtsE produces MISLRGVSLTYPNGVRALDHVSLEIAKGDFVFLVGHSGTGKSSLLRLLYHESTPTSGDITVDGIRVEKLKRSRVPALRRHLGVVFQDFKLLSDKTVWENVAFAMQVTGAHSRDIMRQVPRALDLVGLSHKSRMYPGELSGGEQQRAAIARALVNNPKILLCDEPTGNLDPSNTTEIMELLLRINLKGTTVVVATHNQAVVDRMRRRVVRLEDGKIVTDEERGYYYLGLGQGQVLSG; encoded by the coding sequence ATGATCTCTTTGCGCGGCGTCTCTCTGACCTATCCCAACGGAGTGCGCGCCCTAGACCATGTGAGCCTGGAGATTGCCAAAGGCGACTTTGTCTTTCTCGTCGGCCACTCCGGAACGGGAAAATCCAGCCTGCTGCGCTTGCTCTACCACGAATCGACGCCGACCTCCGGTGATATCACCGTTGACGGCATCCGCGTGGAGAAGCTCAAGCGCTCGCGCGTTCCGGCGCTACGCCGGCATCTGGGCGTCGTCTTCCAAGACTTCAAATTGCTCTCCGACAAAACGGTGTGGGAGAACGTCGCGTTCGCGATGCAAGTGACCGGCGCGCATAGTCGCGACATCATGCGACAGGTTCCGCGCGCGCTCGATCTCGTCGGCCTCTCGCACAAGAGCCGCATGTATCCCGGCGAACTCTCGGGCGGCGAACAACAACGCGCGGCCATCGCCCGCGCACTCGTCAACAATCCGAAAATTTTACTCTGCGACGAACCGACCGGCAATCTCGATCCATCGAATACGACCGAGATCATGGAACTGCTTCTACGCATCAACCTCAAAGGGACGACCGTCGTCGTCGCCACCCACAACCAAGCCGTCGTCGATCGCATGCGCCGCCGCGTCGTGCGCCTCGAAGACGGCAAGATCGTCACCGACGAAGAACGAGGCTATTACTATCTTGGACTGGGGCAAGGTCAAGTTCTTTCTGGGTGA